In the genome of Sphingomonas naphthae, one region contains:
- a CDS encoding periplasmic heavy metal sensor, whose amino-acid sequence MKGLRIALIVSIVVNIFLLGGIAGAAWRWHRVMESPRLAVGGAGRLRAAAKALPEAKRAAYLDTLRAAVRESRPDLRAGRTARIAAMDGFVAPDWRPAEVSAALDRARAADMAVRTRVERGLVAAAAGLNVAERQALADGLRRAGPLRQPRKP is encoded by the coding sequence ATGAAAGGCCTCAGGATCGCGCTGATCGTGTCGATCGTCGTCAACATCTTCCTGCTGGGCGGGATCGCGGGGGCGGCGTGGCGCTGGCACCGCGTGATGGAATCGCCACGACTGGCGGTGGGCGGCGCCGGGCGGCTGCGCGCGGCGGCGAAGGCGCTGCCGGAGGCGAAACGCGCCGCCTATCTCGATACGCTGCGCGCGGCGGTGCGCGAGAGCCGGCCCGACCTGCGCGCCGGGCGCACGGCGCGGATCGCGGCGATGGATGGCTTCGTGGCGCCGGACTGGCGCCCGGCCGAGGTGTCGGCGGCGCTCGATCGCGCGCGGGCGGCCGACATGGCGGTGCGCACGCGGGTCGAGCGCGGGCTCGTCGCGGCGGCGGCGGGGCTGAACGTGGCCGAACGGCAGGCGCTGGCGGATGGGCTGCGGCGGGCGGGGCCGCTCAGGCAACCGCGCAAGCCTTAG
- a CDS encoding DUF1800 domain-containing protein, protein MSAPSIALNRFGLGARPDEGAPADPKRWLLDQFDRYDPRPAPIAAQPDSAAVAKDYGGGLAAVRRMGKDDEEARRAARQAVVRDGRETYRAAVNARADAALATATPFLERMVHFWANHFAVSADKQIAAPFAGAFEAEAIRPHVMGRFSDMLLAVERHPGMQLFLDQARSAGPNSRLAERAAERNPERKLGLNENLAREILELHTLGARTGYSQADVTEFAKAMTGWSVAVRPPGAMAPAQADDATGGFVFRPAFHEPGARTILGRSYAQPGEEQARAVLLDLAAAPATAKHIATKLARHFVADDPPPALVARLSAAFTKSDGDLPTVYRALIEAPEAWDASAAKFKTPWDWLISAFRAMGRREAGNAQILPLSNQLGQPVWRPGSPAGWDDVAASWAAPDALVRRVELAQRFATTAGDRIDARALAPKLLPGTLAKATAEQIARAESAPTALALLLVSPDFLRRA, encoded by the coding sequence ATGTCCGCGCCATCGATCGCGCTCAATCGTTTCGGGCTCGGTGCCCGGCCGGACGAGGGGGCGCCCGCCGATCCGAAACGGTGGCTGCTCGATCAGTTCGATCGCTACGATCCGCGCCCCGCGCCGATCGCGGCACAGCCCGACAGCGCGGCGGTGGCGAAGGATTATGGCGGCGGGCTCGCCGCCGTCCGCCGGATGGGCAAGGACGACGAGGAGGCGCGCCGCGCCGCGCGGCAGGCGGTGGTGCGCGACGGACGCGAGACCTATCGCGCCGCCGTCAACGCCCGCGCCGACGCGGCGCTCGCCACGGCGACGCCCTTCCTCGAACGCATGGTCCATTTCTGGGCGAACCATTTCGCCGTCTCGGCCGACAAGCAGATCGCAGCCCCCTTCGCCGGCGCGTTCGAGGCGGAGGCGATCCGGCCGCATGTGATGGGGCGCTTTTCGGATATGCTGCTCGCCGTCGAGCGGCATCCGGGGATGCAGCTGTTCCTCGATCAGGCGCGATCGGCCGGGCCGAACAGCCGGCTGGCGGAGCGCGCGGCCGAGCGGAACCCGGAGCGCAAACTGGGCCTCAACGAGAATCTGGCGCGCGAGATATTGGAGCTGCACACGCTGGGCGCGCGCACCGGTTATTCGCAGGCCGACGTGACCGAATTCGCCAAGGCGATGACCGGCTGGAGCGTCGCGGTGCGGCCGCCCGGCGCGATGGCGCCCGCGCAGGCGGACGACGCGACCGGCGGCTTCGTCTTTCGCCCCGCCTTTCACGAGCCCGGCGCGCGGACGATCCTCGGCCGCAGCTATGCGCAGCCGGGCGAGGAACAGGCGCGCGCCGTGCTGCTCGATCTGGCGGCGGCGCCGGCGACGGCGAAGCACATCGCCACCAAGCTGGCGCGCCATTTCGTCGCCGACGATCCGCCGCCCGCGCTGGTCGCCCGGCTGAGCGCCGCCTTCACGAAAAGCGACGGCGACCTGCCGACCGTCTATCGCGCGCTGATCGAGGCGCCCGAGGCGTGGGACGCGAGCGCGGCGAAATTCAAGACGCCGTGGGACTGGCTGATCTCCGCCTTCCGCGCGATGGGCCGGCGCGAGGCGGGCAATGCGCAGATATTGCCGCTCAGCAACCAGCTCGGCCAGCCGGTGTGGCGGCCGGGATCGCCCGCCGGGTGGGACGATGTCGCGGCGAGTTGGGCCGCGCCCGACGCGCTCGTCCGCCGGGTGGAGCTGGCGCAACGCTTCGCCACCACCGCCGGCGACCGGATCGACGCCCGCGCGCTCGCCCCGAAACTGCTGCCCGGCACGCTCGCCAAAGCGACCGCCGAGCAGATCGCCCGCGCCGAAAGCGCGCCGACCGCGCTCGCCTTGCTGCTCGTCTCCCCCGATTTCCTGAGGAGGGCCTGA
- a CDS encoding DUF1501 domain-containing protein, translated as MDLDRRHFLASGALGAAAFAFAPRIAFARAATDRRFVFVIQRGAADGLNIVVPYGDPAYAGLRGALAIDPAQATKLDGMFALHPALAETAKLYQGGQALFVQAVASPYRERSHFDAQNVIETGGIAPYAVKDGWLNRLVAMLPAGGREAVALAPTVPMALRGAAPVTSYAPSALPQATDDLLMRVATLYQADPQLHGLWAQAMEARGIAADGMSAEARQQDAATIGSTAANFLRAPDGPRIAMIETGGWDTHSGQAGRLAAQLRQLDRLIAALRNGLGPLWSDTVVLVATEFGRTAAANGTGGTDHGTASAAMLLGGAVKGGRVIGDWPGLTPAALLDGRDLKPTTDLYALAAGAAAQTFALDPGRAGQALFGSERGVRPMEGLLKA; from the coding sequence ATGGACCTCGATCGCCGCCATTTCCTTGCGTCCGGCGCGCTCGGCGCCGCCGCTTTCGCCTTTGCCCCGCGCATCGCCTTCGCCCGCGCCGCGACCGATCGGCGCTTTGTCTTCGTCATCCAGCGTGGCGCCGCCGACGGGCTCAACATCGTCGTGCCCTATGGCGACCCCGCCTATGCCGGGCTCCGCGGGGCGCTGGCGATCGATCCGGCGCAGGCGACGAAGCTGGACGGGATGTTCGCGCTGCACCCGGCGCTGGCCGAGACGGCGAAACTCTATCAGGGCGGGCAGGCGCTGTTCGTGCAGGCGGTCGCCTCGCCCTATCGCGAGCGATCGCACTTCGATGCGCAGAATGTGATCGAGACGGGCGGCATCGCGCCTTATGCCGTGAAGGACGGCTGGCTCAACCGGCTGGTGGCGATGCTGCCGGCGGGTGGCAGGGAAGCGGTGGCGCTGGCCCCGACCGTGCCGATGGCGCTGCGCGGCGCCGCGCCCGTCACCTCCTACGCCCCCTCCGCGCTGCCGCAGGCGACCGACGATCTGCTGATGCGCGTGGCGACGCTGTATCAGGCCGATCCCCAGCTTCACGGCCTGTGGGCACAGGCGATGGAGGCGCGCGGGATCGCGGCGGACGGCATGTCGGCCGAGGCGCGGCAGCAGGATGCGGCGACGATCGGGAGTACCGCCGCCAATTTCCTCCGCGCCCCCGATGGCCCGCGCATCGCCATGATCGAGACGGGCGGGTGGGATACGCATAGCGGCCAGGCCGGGCGCCTCGCCGCCCAGCTTCGCCAGCTCGACCGGCTGATCGCTGCCTTGCGTAACGGGCTCGGCCCGTTGTGGAGCGACACGGTGGTGCTGGTCGCCACAGAATTTGGCCGCACCGCCGCCGCCAACGGCACCGGCGGCACCGATCATGGCACCGCATCGGCGGCGATGCTGCTCGGCGGCGCGGTGAAGGGCGGGCGGGTGATCGGCGACTGGCCGGGGCTGACGCCGGCCGCTCTGCTCGATGGCCGCGATCTGAAGCCGACCACCGACCTTTACGCGCTGGCGGCGGGCGCGGCCGCGCAGACCTTCGCGCTCGATCCCGGGCGGGCGGGGCAGGCGCTGTTCGGCAGCGAGCGCGGCGTGCGGCCGATGGAGGGGCTACTCAAGGCCTGA
- the msrA gene encoding peptide-methionine (S)-S-oxide reductase MsrA, whose product MPSTFQRFTIGAAAIALSAATLHGFSASAAEGVVRAPAPLVTAPATATRETAVFAGGCFWGVQGVFQHVNGVESAVSGYTGGSAADARYERVGEGDTGHAEAVRVVFDPRVVSYAQLLQIYFSVVADPTMLNAQGPDRGTQYRTALFPTSDAQRKVAAAYIDQLGKAKLWPRPIVTKLERAQGFYPAEGYHQNYLTLHPEQPYIRYNDLPKVAGLKAMYPALYRAKPVLVRG is encoded by the coding sequence ATGCCCTCGACCTTCCAGCGTTTCACGATCGGTGCCGCCGCCATCGCCCTCTCAGCGGCGACCCTGCACGGTTTCTCCGCGTCCGCCGCAGAGGGTGTCGTCCGCGCGCCCGCGCCGCTCGTCACCGCGCCCGCCACCGCCACCCGCGAGACGGCGGTGTTCGCGGGGGGCTGCTTCTGGGGCGTGCAGGGCGTGTTCCAGCACGTCAACGGCGTGGAGAGCGCGGTCTCGGGCTATACCGGCGGCAGTGCGGCCGACGCGCGGTACGAGCGGGTCGGCGAGGGCGATACCGGCCATGCCGAGGCGGTGCGGGTGGTGTTCGATCCGAGGGTCGTCAGCTACGCGCAGCTGCTCCAGATCTATTTCTCGGTCGTCGCCGATCCGACGATGCTGAACGCGCAAGGCCCCGATCGCGGCACCCAATATCGCACGGCCCTGTTCCCGACGAGCGACGCCCAGCGCAAGGTGGCCGCCGCCTATATCGACCAACTCGGCAAGGCGAAGCTGTGGCCCCGCCCGATCGTGACGAAACTGGAGCGCGCGCAGGGCTTCTACCCGGCCGAGGGCTATCACCAGAATTACCTGACCTTGCACCCGGAGCAGCCGTATATCCGCTACAACGATCTGCCCAAGGTGGCGGGGCTGAAGGCGATGTATCCGGCCCTGTATCGCGCGAAACCGGTGCTGGTGCGGGGGTAA
- the pdeM gene encoding ligase-associated DNA damage response endonuclease PdeM — MVRFSFSGVELVALDQAALWWPARNALLLADLHLEKASWFAQRGQMLPPYDSIATLSDVAALVERTGAGEVWCLGDSFHDRRGCERLPERAQALLRDLTGRTRWTWITGNHDAGMADHCGGTLAIEAEVDGLVLRHEAERAETRPELSGHFHPKLRLTQRGRHVARRCFVMSGTKLILPAFGALTGGMDAGDPAIVKLVGARAHALVPVADRMLRFPLAA; from the coding sequence ATGGTTCGCTTTTCGTTCTCAGGGGTGGAGCTGGTCGCGCTCGATCAGGCGGCGCTCTGGTGGCCGGCGCGCAACGCCCTGCTGCTGGCCGACCTGCATCTCGAAAAGGCCAGCTGGTTCGCCCAGCGCGGGCAGATGCTGCCGCCCTATGATTCGATCGCGACGCTGAGCGACGTGGCGGCACTGGTCGAGCGCACCGGCGCGGGCGAGGTCTGGTGCCTTGGCGACAGCTTTCACGACCGGCGTGGTTGCGAGCGGTTGCCCGAGCGCGCGCAGGCGCTGCTGCGTGACCTGACCGGCCGCACTCGCTGGACGTGGATCACCGGCAATCACGACGCGGGCATGGCCGACCATTGCGGCGGCACGCTCGCGATCGAGGCGGAGGTGGACGGGCTGGTGCTGCGCCACGAGGCCGAGCGTGCCGAGACCCGCCCCGAACTCTCGGGCCATTTCCACCCCAAGCTGCGCCTGACCCAGCGCGGCCGCCACGTCGCGCGGCGCTGTTTCGTGATGAGCGGCACCAAGCTGATCCTGCCCGCCTTCGGCGCGCTCACCGGCGGCATGGACGCGGGCGACCCGGCGATCGTGAAACTGGTCGGCGCGCGCGCCCACGCGCTGGTGCCGGTGGCGGACCGGATGCTGCGCTTCCCGCTGGCGGCTTAA
- a CDS encoding homoserine dehydrogenase, whose translation MATPLKVGIAGLGNVGAGVVKLLAKNGALVARRAGRPIAVTAVAARDRTRDRGIDLAGLAWEDDAVALAHRDDVDVVVELIGGSDGPALTLARAALTGGKPFVTANKAMLAHHGLELAKAAEAAGVALRYEAAVAGGIPVIKGLSEGAAANVIAHVYGVLNGTCNYILTAMEQQGRDFSEVLAEAQALGYAEADPSFDIDGVDAAHKLSILASLAFGAAIDFDGVGITGIRHIIAADIAEAASLGYRIRLVGFGEAGPHGLFQRVHPCLVPMDHPLAHVTGSLNAVVAEGDFVGRLLFQGRGAGEGPTASAVVADLVDIARGGTGPAFAMPVDSLARLERAPAGRRRGRAYLRFTVSDRPGVLAELTAAMRDAGVSIESLIQRGAAADGSVLLVMVTHEGPEESVAHALERLEGSQSLIGAPMLMHILDS comes from the coding sequence ATGGCGACGCCGCTGAAGGTCGGGATCGCGGGGCTGGGCAATGTCGGCGCCGGCGTGGTGAAGCTGCTGGCGAAGAATGGCGCGCTGGTCGCGCGCCGCGCCGGCCGCCCGATCGCCGTCACCGCCGTCGCCGCGCGCGACCGGACGCGCGATCGCGGCATCGACCTTGCCGGGCTGGCGTGGGAGGACGATGCCGTGGCGCTGGCCCACCGCGACGACGTGGATGTCGTGGTCGAACTGATCGGCGGATCGGACGGGCCGGCGCTCACCCTGGCGCGCGCCGCGCTCACCGGCGGCAAACCCTTCGTCACCGCCAACAAGGCGATGCTGGCGCACCATGGGCTGGAGCTGGCGAAAGCCGCCGAGGCGGCCGGCGTGGCGCTGCGTTACGAGGCGGCGGTCGCGGGAGGCATCCCGGTCATCAAGGGGCTGAGCGAGGGCGCCGCCGCCAATGTGATCGCGCACGTCTATGGCGTGCTCAACGGCACCTGCAATTACATCCTGACCGCGATGGAGCAGCAGGGTCGCGACTTTTCCGAGGTGCTCGCCGAGGCGCAGGCGCTGGGCTATGCCGAGGCCGATCCCAGCTTCGACATCGACGGCGTCGATGCCGCGCACAAGCTCTCGATTCTCGCCAGCCTCGCGTTCGGCGCGGCGATCGATTTCGATGGTGTCGGCATCACCGGCATCCGCCACATCATCGCCGCCGACATCGCCGAGGCGGCGTCGCTCGGCTATCGCATCCGGCTGGTCGGCTTCGGCGAGGCCGGGCCGCACGGCCTGTTCCAGCGCGTCCACCCCTGTCTGGTGCCGATGGATCATCCGCTGGCGCATGTGACGGGCTCGCTCAACGCGGTGGTGGCGGAGGGCGATTTCGTCGGCCGGCTGCTGTTCCAGGGGCGCGGCGCGGGCGAGGGGCCGACCGCGAGCGCGGTGGTCGCCGATCTCGTCGATATCGCGCGCGGCGGCACCGGCCCGGCCTTCGCCATGCCGGTCGACAGCCTCGCCCGGCTCGAGCGTGCCCCCGCCGGCCGCCGCCGGGGCCGCGCCTATCTGCGCTTCACCGTCAGCGACCGGCCGGGCGTGCTGGCCGAGTTGACGGCGGCGATGCGCGACGCGGGCGTCTCGATCGAAAGCCTCATCCAGCGCGGCGCCGCCGCCGATGGCAGCGTGCTGCTGGTGATGGTGACGCACGAGGGGCCGGAGGAAAGCGTGGCGCACGCGCTGGAGCGGCTGGAAGGCTCGCAGAGCCTGATCGGCGCGCCGATGCTGATGCACATATTGGATAGCTGA
- a CDS encoding FAD/NAD(P)-binding protein encodes MTNSDHIAIVGGGFSGSLLAINLLRHDGPRATLIERRSRQLGRGVAYSAAHPSHLLNVRAGNMSALPDDPDHFVRWLAARGEGDRATFVPRTTYGLYLREMLDEAIVRSNGRLVQIEGEVTALDGAGATQRLTMADDGVIAVDRVVLALGNLPPHTPPGLDPAALPGGVYRADPWASDIAEGLRADDVVVLIDTGLTAVDAALLLDARGFGGMILAVSRRGLAPRRHVDGGIALPGLLDKPQGGSGDIIRQVRGRAAQHGWRAAVDELRPVTQMLWASAPEDLRARFLRHLRPYWDVHRHRLAPRVADRIDALVAEGRLRFTGGRLVDAVGDGSHADLRWRPRGEAQAMVTRTARIVNCTGPQGDLLRSDESLIRHLVATGTIRPDPLRLGLDVDAQSHALRADGGRNERLYAIGPMTRGGLWEVVAVPDIRQQAWSLARRLSNAHWVGGEGL; translated from the coding sequence ATGACCAATTCCGATCATATCGCGATCGTCGGCGGGGGCTTTTCCGGCAGCCTCCTGGCGATCAACCTGCTGCGTCACGACGGGCCACGCGCAACCCTGATCGAGCGCCGCTCGCGACAATTGGGGCGGGGTGTCGCCTATAGCGCGGCGCACCCCAGCCACCTGCTGAATGTCCGCGCCGGCAATATGAGCGCGCTGCCCGACGATCCCGATCATTTCGTGCGCTGGCTGGCCGCGCGTGGTGAGGGTGATCGTGCCACCTTCGTGCCGCGCACCACCTACGGCCTCTACCTGCGCGAGATGCTGGACGAGGCGATCGTCCGGTCCAACGGGCGACTGGTGCAGATCGAGGGCGAGGTGACCGCGCTTGACGGGGCCGGCGCTACCCAGCGCCTCACCATGGCGGACGATGGCGTCATCGCCGTCGACCGGGTGGTGCTGGCGCTTGGCAACCTGCCGCCGCATACCCCGCCCGGTCTCGATCCGGCCGCCTTGCCGGGGGGCGTCTATCGCGCCGATCCCTGGGCGTCGGACATCGCCGAGGGGTTGCGGGCCGACGATGTGGTGGTGCTGATCGACACCGGCCTTACGGCGGTGGATGCGGCGCTGCTGCTCGATGCGCGTGGTTTCGGGGGCATGATCCTCGCCGTTTCGCGGCGCGGCCTTGCCCCCCGTCGCCATGTCGATGGCGGCATCGCCTTGCCCGGCCTGCTCGACAAGCCGCAGGGCGGCAGTGGCGACATCATCCGCCAGGTCCGCGGGCGCGCCGCGCAGCACGGATGGCGCGCGGCGGTCGATGAGCTGCGCCCGGTGACGCAGATGCTGTGGGCCTCGGCGCCGGAAGATCTGCGCGCGCGCTTCCTCCGCCACCTGCGGCCATATTGGGACGTGCATCGCCATCGCCTCGCGCCGCGCGTGGCCGATCGGATCGATGCGCTGGTGGCCGAGGGACGCTTGCGCTTTACGGGCGGCAGGCTTGTCGACGCGGTGGGCGATGGCAGCCATGCCGATCTGCGCTGGCGCCCACGGGGCGAGGCGCAGGCGATGGTCACCCGCACCGCGCGCATCGTCAATTGCACCGGGCCGCAGGGCGATCTGCTCCGATCGGACGAATCCCTGATCCGCCACCTCGTCGCAACCGGCACCATCCGCCCCGATCCGCTGCGGCTGGGGCTCGACGTCGATGCCCAGTCCCATGCCTTGCGCGCCGATGGCGGCCGCAACGAGCGCCTCTATGCCATCGGCCCGATGACACGCGGCGGTCTGTGGGAAGTCGTGGCCGTGCCCGATATTCGCCAGCAGGCGTGGTCGCTGGCCCGCCGCCTCTCCAACGCGCATTGGGTGGGGGGCGAAGGCCTGTAG
- a CDS encoding efflux transporter outer membrane subunit, giving the protein MSRRSVRIAACTLLLLSGAAQALGPVKPDTHASLAPAGSPGFVARTIAPDAGPAQRIAAMPPVAGGAWWTAFANADLDALVDRALAANEDIKVAEAALVQAREQGRAASGQALPQIDAGYQAQRARTSAAIAPPLADPANMLYTLHTAQLGVTYPLDLFGGTRSRIASARAAADVQGHRTDAARRMVVANLVLAVIQHGMLSAEIRASGDSIDANQRLLDMLRRRQQLGDVGATDVAAQEASLAAARMALPTLQHARDHQTALIATLLGVAPGNPLPPLPALDALTLPADLPLTLPAEIVQSRPDVAAAEAQMRGAAADVGTAIAARLPSIQLSAQVGGSATKFGDMFVGGNPFWSLIGGLTQPLFHGGALLHQKHAADAALKGAEAQYRGAVLQAFADVSDALSGLDADAAALDAATLGDAAAGRNLAYVTRQLQLGDVGTLTLLNATSVRANAALQLIQTRAARMSDTVAFFQATGAGVVPR; this is encoded by the coding sequence ATGAGCCGCCGCTCCGTTCGTATCGCCGCCTGCACGCTGCTCCTCCTGAGCGGGGCGGCGCAGGCCCTCGGGCCGGTCAAGCCCGACACACACGCCTCGCTGGCGCCGGCCGGATCGCCCGGCTTCGTCGCCCGCACCATCGCCCCCGATGCCGGGCCGGCGCAGCGGATCGCCGCGATGCCGCCGGTGGCGGGCGGCGCGTGGTGGACGGCCTTCGCCAACGCCGACCTCGACGCGCTGGTCGATCGCGCGCTGGCGGCCAACGAGGATATCAAGGTCGCCGAAGCCGCGCTCGTGCAGGCGCGCGAGCAGGGCAGGGCGGCCTCGGGTCAGGCGCTGCCGCAGATCGACGCCGGCTATCAGGCGCAGCGCGCCCGCACGTCGGCCGCCATCGCCCCGCCCCTGGCCGATCCGGCGAACATGCTCTACACGCTGCACACCGCGCAGCTGGGCGTAACCTATCCGCTCGATCTTTTCGGCGGCACGCGCAGCCGCATCGCCTCGGCCCGCGCCGCCGCCGACGTGCAGGGCCATCGCACCGATGCGGCGCGGCGGATGGTAGTCGCCAATCTCGTCCTCGCGGTGATCCAGCACGGGATGCTTTCGGCCGAAATCCGCGCCAGCGGCGACAGTATCGACGCCAACCAGCGGCTGCTCGACATGCTCCGCCGCCGCCAGCAGCTGGGCGACGTGGGCGCGACCGACGTGGCCGCGCAGGAAGCCTCGCTCGCGGCGGCGCGGATGGCGCTGCCGACGCTGCAACATGCGCGCGATCACCAGACCGCGCTGATCGCGACCCTGCTCGGCGTGGCGCCCGGCAACCCGTTGCCGCCGCTGCCCGCGCTCGACGCGCTGACCCTGCCGGCGGACCTGCCGCTGACCTTGCCGGCCGAGATCGTGCAAAGCCGGCCCGACGTGGCGGCGGCCGAGGCGCAGATGCGCGGCGCGGCGGCCGACGTCGGCACCGCCATCGCCGCGCGCCTGCCCTCGATCCAGCTGAGCGCGCAGGTGGGTGGCAGCGCGACGAAGTTCGGCGACATGTTCGTGGGCGGCAATCCCTTCTGGAGCTTGATCGGCGGGCTCACCCAGCCGCTGTTCCACGGCGGGGCTTTGCTCCATCAGAAACATGCCGCCGATGCCGCGCTGAAGGGCGCCGAGGCGCAATATCGCGGCGCGGTGCTCCAGGCCTTCGCCGACGTGAGCGACGCGCTGTCCGGCCTCGACGCCGACGCCGCCGCGCTCGATGCCGCCACCCTCGGTGACGCGGCGGCCGGCCGCAACCTCGCCTACGTCACCCGCCAGCTCCAGCTGGGCGACGTCGGCACGCTGACCCTCCTCAACGCCACCAGTGTCCGCGCCAACGCCGCCCTCCAGCTCATCCAGACCCGCGCGGCGCGGATGAGCGACACGGTCGCCTTCTTCCAGGCGACCGGGGCGGGGGTGGTGCCGCGCTAA